One Hylaeus volcanicus isolate JK05 chromosome 8, UHH_iyHylVolc1.0_haploid, whole genome shotgun sequence genomic window, TGTACCAAGGTACAAGGGTTGGTTCGAGAAATTGGAGGAGGGAAGGTGGTTCGAGAGGAGAATTGTTAATAGGAGATAAGCAACAAAGGTCGGGTGGTAAAACTTGCTTTCTTAACCACGGAGAGTACGTTCTTCCTCGTTTTTCTCGCTAACGTTACTATTTTCTCGCCGACAACGATaaggacaattttttttcgcgagtACATCACAAAATCGCGGTCGCTCCCTTCCTTACGAAACGAGTCGCTGTATCGGCAATGTTCCGATCGAGACAGAGTCCCCGCGCTCTACGCGAACGCAATCGTTGGACAGCGAATCccgtaaataattatactttttacGATTCAATTACCGATTTATACGTCGAAACCTGGTCGAGTGACTCTCTCGAAGGGAATACAGAGACGATTCAGGCAGCGCGACGTAACGCAAAGAAGAGGGCCAAAGATGGTTAATAACCGAACAATTGACAGTCGTACACCGGAGTAAACGTTTCAACGATTTGGGCTGGTGTGTGACCCATCGGCACGTCTACTTACCTACGCTCTTCAAATGAATCTCGGCTGAAGTCCTCGTACATGCCTCTACTATAAACAGcggtataataaataatcgagtCTACGAATGGTCAGATCAACATATACCATACTTGCTCCCTTGTCCAAGGCTTAACTTTGTGAATTAGTCCCTGTATTTTCAACGTGCAAGATTACACATGATACCGCGTGCTGCCTAATATGACTGTTAAGAATGGTCGGGAATTGAGAAACAAGCTGCTGCGATACGGTGTATATACCTGCGTAAGCGGTGCACGAAACAGTTTGCCGATTTGGCGAGAGATACGAGTTAACAATCCCTTCGAATAGATTTTGTACAAGGATTACTTTCCCTTTCAGACGACCCATCGTACTTCTAAACATCCATACAACGATGCGCTACGTTTCCCCGTGTCCCTTACGATTCAGCAGCCGTTTCACGGCGCCGTATACCTAGAAAAACATCGTCGCAAGCAGTGTGCGTGGCAAATCTATACGCTAGAAGACGCTACCAAACCATCGATACACGCTACTGAAACGGGAGAGTGTGTGTCAGCGAAGAACGATACCGCTGTAACACGAAGTACCTGTACAAACCTCGAATGTTCGAATGTCAACGAAACAGGCGTATGCGGTGGCCCATTCATAGGAAACCGAAATGAAACATTCTGAACGTATGAATCGAGAATCGTCCGTTGGACTCCTTCTATCGATATATAAATCAAACTACCATTATCCTGCATGGTTGCCTATGGTTAAATTACACCTAGAGAATTTGAATGCAAAGCAGCGACGAGTATTCCCCCATCCACTTTATTTGATACGAGGTACAATCGTTAGAAATTTGTGgtcgaattaataaatacacgcGTGTAATGTACAAGATACGTAGGCGTTTGGTCGAATATGagatttgtttttcttttcgtttcgtttctttttttttttttttttgcccaGTCATATGAGGCAGGCAGCGTTAGACTGGATTTTTAACCCATGCGACTTTCAAAAAGTTACAAATTCGTGAACGAGCCGTTTGCAGCCCAGGCTGGGAACATGTAGGATAAATAAGGTAACGTGCAACAACAAACTCAAAGTATTCAGAACGATTGAGAAGTTCAATCAACTGTTTCTCTATTTGAAAGTTTTTTGCGAGTGGATTTACATACATGAAAAGCTTTGAACCTCGCGAGTAGAAGTCAGCTTCAAGAACTATGGATCGTAATTTCGGTGCATGTATAGCAATCGCGTGTTCGTACTAAGTTTTGTGCGACATCGCCTCGCATCCTTTGTCTTTGCGTTaggatttttttcttttttcttttcttcttcttttttttttagtttttgtcTATATGGGGCCGGTTTCATGAAACTTCCGTGACAAAATAAACATCTTAGAACTTGAAGCGCACTTTAAACCAAATCAACGCAATCGCGCTCGATTTACCAAACGACATTGAAATTTCTGATTGCATAAACGGTGGTTCGATACAATCACACACAattaaaaggagaaaaagaaaagcaacgaTCGTATCTTACAGCCAATAACGTAAAAgaacgataaaaattctttgtcaGTAACAGCATCGAAACAAATTACCAACGAACCAAATGAGATCTTTAATCGACGATTTGAAGCAATACTTAAACACACGTGAGCGTCGTACCACCCGTTTCTTTTGTTCGTGTGTACAACTTTGGAAAGTATCTCTTCTGAACCGCTATACGCGATGGAACTCCCGAGATGTTCTTTATAtactaaattatatatatatttacgtgTTTACTTGtagacaaaaaagaaaaaaaaatatatatataatcgtGATCTAGGATATTTGTCCCGAGTCAAGTACACCGAAAACTAATACACGAAAAAAACGGGCCGTTTTTTGTTcttgcaaattttatataacaaagcGTGTCTATGAAACTGGCCTTAAGAACTATTAGAAACGCCGATGTACAAAAACTTACTGTCCAATTCGTCTGGAGAGCTGGTTTCTACTTACGAGACGTTTCAAAGACAATCGATAGGCGCCGTTCCTGAAAATCGCGCCagccctttttttttttttctatctacAGCGGTACGAGAGTTCGTTAAAATTGTAGATCGCATCCTGGCTCGCGGTAGTGCGATCAAGAAATCTAGTTCGCATTCCTTAGGAACGTTTCTTCATCCCAGGCCTCCGCGCCACTCCCGGTTGAGTGATGTACGTAATAGGGAGCGCTTGAAACACAAAGGATTCATAAGAGACATACAGGCCAATCTCGCAGTTAACGCCATGGATCAAGAGAGTCTATGAACAGGGACATCCCTAGAAGAGCAGTCGACATGTTCAAGGTACGATCAGTCGAGACCCGGATatcttttttcgtttctctctctctctctcgctctcttttttttttatccgtcATTCTTTTCGGTTGACAACCGCGGTGAAATTGGAAGCGGCCCGATGTACAAACGCGCCAGCGACAAGAACGAGGCATGACTACTCGCTAACAAAAGTGGTCAAAGACTTACTCTTGCACGACTTGTACGTTGGCCCGGGACTGTCTCTCTAGGGTTGCCCGCATTCATGGACAAAGATGGTACGCAGCCTGAGGTGCACTGAAATTTAGAATGTACAGAAACGTCCAAGCGTCATATAATAACATTTGTACTATGCAGACTCTGCACTCATGTGGGCATCGGGTCGACACTCGTACTTAATGCTTTTAGAATTGATTTACCGTGATCCAAAGTAAAGCAAcggaacaaagaaaataaaaaacgatacGCGCGCAATATTATCAAATAGGTAGGGAAATATAACGGAGATGTAATAACGGATCAACTTTTAGACCAAAGAACCAAATGCAATAAAAGGGTGATGATGTCtctacgttaaaaaaaaaacaaaatgatcaTCGCGCCCTGTTGCCGATAAGAACGATCAAAATTTTGAGAGCAAGAGCAAGACATGGAAAAAGAAGATCGATAATTTGtaagaaaaacgaagaataTACGATATAGAATAGTAAGTATGTCGACGAATCACCGAACCCCAATTCGCATGAGCTGTTAATCCAGCCTGGAACGTTCACAATGTTAAGTCGGACGAATGGGCAGTCGGTACGATGGTTCTACTCACCTGAACCGGCCGTTGTTGCCACTCGGAGGGGGTGATCGGCGGCTGAACATTCCGTACTCGTTACCACGGGAGAAGCCAGTGTCGCGCATGGATCCCATACCTAGAGGAGGCATAGGAGGCATTGGGTCTCGTCTTGGGGGTAGAGGTGGCATTGTCATTGGTGGAAAGTCAAGCCCGCACATGGAACTTCCCATGTCACAGGGCCCTGTCATACCCGTAAACCGCCTCTCGTAGAGGTCCCTGGTGTCCTCGAAGCCCCTCCTGTCGTAGTAGCTTTCGTAATCCTGTTAACAAACAAACCAACGCGATGGTATGAATAATCTGTTTCAACCAACGTTCGCTAGTGTTCTCGTATCGAAcgatatttcaaacaattaatgAAAGGATGCTACTTACTCCAAAGCGGCCACCACCCATCAACCGGTCCCGAAGGAACGGTGGTGGCGGCGGTGGAGGGTACGGGTCGCGTCCAAACATTCGGTCTCTGTATCCGTTCCTATCCGGTCCTCCTCCCATTCCTCCTTTCGGGCATTCCTTGGACCAATGGCCGCCGCGACCGCATCGATAGCATTGCTCAGGATCACCCATTCCTGGCCTCTGTCGTACTCTGCTCGTGGAGATTTGAACCTTCATCGGCTGTCCATCGACCATCTGTCCGTTCAGCTCCTTGATGGCGTCGTTGACGTCACCTGTTGCTTCTAGATGGACGAATCCATAATTTCTTACGATATCGCACTCTACAACTGTGCCGTATTTGGCGAAAAGTTCGCGCACTTGTGGCGCTTTGGTGTTGTCTGTAAGGTTGCCGACAAATATTTTGGTCGTAGGAGTGTTGGGACCCTTGCGACTCTTTGCAGCCTCGCACTTGATCGGCTGACTATGAACTATATGTCCATTCAAATTCTGTATCGCATTTCTCCCTGCCTCCTCGTTCTCCATATGCTGTTGGAAACAATACAATTGTTGTATCAGAACGAGCAAACGTTACAAagattccaaataaaaatatgcaccccccccccccccccccgtcgCCATCCCAACGATACATTTAAAACAATAGTACTGGCCCGTAAacatcgaagaaataaaaaagacttACCACAAATCCATAATTTTTCACCACGTCGCACTCTACGACCTTTCCGTATTTCTCAAATAACGGTTTAATGTCAGCGTTTGATGTCTTGTCGGCTAAATTACCGATGAAGATTTTAAACGTGCCAACACTACTAAAACCCGGCATTTTCGGCTCGTTCTAGAACCTAGTtccgaaaaaaagaaaatagttcgaatattatttcttattcattAATGCAACGTCTTCGACAGAGTTACGCGTCATGGTAGAAAACATATGCAGCGACGCTTCGCAACGTTTATGATTTCTCTACAAGTTTctgttattttctattaaatctccctataatacattttttaaatcgattatAATACGTTTAATAAAGGACAAAATACGTGTCTCGTAACTATACTGTGCACATATTACTACGCCACTCCGAAGAGTCCAAAAGTAATCCGCGTTAAAAGTTAGACCGTTACACCATAAAGCACCCTTTCCGCATCGAAACGCAATATCCACGTGTATTATCTAATCTTTTTAACTTTACACGTAACAACGCGACCTAAACCGGGTCTGAACTACGAAAATGTCGCAAAGGATGTTCGATGGCGACGCGGCGATTGTTTAGATTCCCCCTCTAGTGCTTCCTTCCACCATTTTGCTAACGATCTAAGTTTTCGAATTTCGAAGGTCGTGGATTTCGCCCGAATATTCAATCCCCGTGCTTAaccgaaaacgaaagaaactgtTCGCGTGGTTTCAAATAGCTACGAAACAcgaattttatcatttttgctCGAACAGGACGATCAGGACCTAACGAAATCGTGAATATTTGGTACGCCGTGAAAGTACGCAGTACAGAGAGCGTACCGACCTTGTCGAAATGGCGCACGAATTTTACGAAGCGTGTATAATTAAGTTTTCCTCTCGATCGATACCCGCACTCTTTACGGTCACACACGTTGCGCTCTTTGTAGCACTCACCAAAGGTTACTATACGGAACAGTGTATCAATCAACGATTTTTAACCGACGCCGATGTCGGGGACACACGCACGACTTTACACAAGAAAACGCAATCTAGCAATGGCGTCTTACTTTGCCGCATTCGCTTGCTCGAGATGGTGGCGACATTGCAGTCGCGTGAACACCAACCGCCACCAAGCGGCGATAACGAAAACTACCTCAAAGATCCATGGCCAATCTAGGAAGCATATATACTCTAGAGATATACTTTTTGTTGTATATACATTTGAGCACGTGTTAACTTTAATGcaacaatatttacatttctatttcgataaacatttgaatatttgttttatatatacaaacaatTGACTCGAGaggttaaaatttaatttagcaaACCGTGATACAACGAACCAAACGAAGCGTTCAGAAACCTATCGCTAACGCACTTCTAGAGTGTGTTCCATACGTAGCACTTACGCGAAAATTGTTTTACCAAACCTTACCGATGTTCTTCGTAAATTTCTGCAACTACTGCGAAGATACCATAGAAATTATACATGAGAAATATTCATTGCTCTTTAGACGGGATAGACTTACTTTCCATTCTTAGAGCAAAGCATTTATGCAAGACTATTGTGTTAGAAAGTTCAAGAATATATCAACTGTTTGACTGCTTGTAGCTCACCGGTAACCGGCTTTTGCCGTGCTTGCATAACTACTAACGCTTGTGAAGTTCAAAGCAATCGTGAGACactatgtaaattaataaatgcgctaaaaaataaacgaacagTACGGAATTCGTAGAGAAATTAAGctattaattatgaaatattaatatttctacttatacATATAAGTACTCTCGCAAGCTAAAAATAATTGGGAGAATGCAACACCATCGCAAAATTGCATATTATTAACATATAATATTGCATATTGTTAGAATACGTAGTGCCTAAATGGCATAACTAAAAGATCTGCAGATATACGTTGGTATacgttttcgaaataaattcactGCGGCATTTCTCGCATTCCGTTTGCCAAAATTGCTCGTAGTAAAATTAGCGTGGAAAATTATCGTAACGCATAGAAACGAATCTTTGTACTATCGCCAACGTACGACGAAAAAAAGATGTATATAACGCGACTCGAAACATTATTTAGTTGGTCAATGACACGTATcgataatttaacatattatGCGTGAACGATTGTCAAGCATTGATCAATTTTCGTGTATTGTTaaaagcaaaacaaaatatcgaaaaaattacGCTTTCAAGAACTTGAGAGACGCGAAATGGCGTGCCTTCGGCATCCTTCATGCGACGCTATTATATCCACGCAAATACTGAGatgtaaatacaattttatgcTCACATGCTATTATTAAACGATAATGGATTAAGTAGAAAGTACTTAAGGGATATCTAAGCACTTACCAAGTCAGTATTTTCGTAaaagaacgcgataaaacACGACACGATACCACACGCTTCCCGAAGTAAAAAATGGCGAACCGAAACAGACCGGGAAGTAGAAAGCGGCGTCCCTTCCGACGTAAAACTCAGTGTCGCCAACatacgaaagagaaatttcTCTATCGTCGCTTGGTACACCCTAGTACACCGATATCAAAGGTACTAAcagatactaaaaaaaaaaacatgtccTATTtcagaaacaatttaattgcattgtaatttttagaaaaattcatacacattaaaagaaattatacttAAAAACCATTTAAATTGAGAATATAGCGATACATTTGGTAAACGACACTTCCCTTCTTGCTTCATCCATAATCATAACCATAATCCCCATAATGtacacaaatttttgaaacctctacagaaatgtaaatttatttttaaaatgaagcTGCAaacttaattttgttaaaaatatttgtcatgGTGTGTACGATCTCATAATTAAAGGAATTGTAATACTGTCTAgatattttcgatttataGTTCGTGAAGCTTTCATCCGACCtgctaatttttttgttctcgtATGAATAATATGCAGTAAAGTGCACGTAAGGAGTAATTGATCCCTCGACGTATATATTGTCATATATTCGCAGAAATCTTGTACAAACAGCATTGTATACAGCATGTGCCTAATCACTTTTAGATAATCGCTTAACGAATAAGGATAATGTCCTACAACAtgtaatgataaataaaattctatatctGGAAAAAGATGATAATGTTTAAtacttgttaaaaatataaatttcattattttcaatcaacTAGCTATcaactacaatttttaatgtaattacaATTCATCTTCCTAAAGAAGAACTACGATACTATTTAACAGTGACCTCTGTCAAATAATATACAGAAGTCGTATGTAACATAACGATCTCGAGCCAATGATCGAAAGCCCAGATGCATAATTTGCTATTGTAACAACAACTTTCTAAGACTTTCTGgtggatattattttaatccaCAGCCCTCGTAAGATTTATAGATATGCCTAatcagtatttatttaaaacaacaagCCGAAACATATCGTTCACATTTTAATTGggaacatattaaaattatcagACTGTAAAAAGTGTTGTCAAGAGTGTCGTcgtattgttaaaaaaaatgtttatgatCTGGACAATCGATAATGTACTTAAAATCGTTcttaaactaaatatttaatatatcccatttgtacaaaatagaaacataaattacatactGTACAGATAATACAGGGTCATATATGAGATACAGTACTTAAGAGCCaatgacaaatgaaaataacctcgataaaaaataatttttcccgCTTTAGaaccgatttaaaaataagcgTAACGAAATTGGTGGATATACAGGATGGtagttaaataaatgatacgtAAAAATCCATGAGAAATTTATCTAGCATTCCGAGATATTCTAATATAACAGAATATTTGGAATACTTATGTGTAAGAATCTTCTTTATAGTACTGAATTTCTGAACAATATAAAACTGTATATATCCTGCAAATGTTTCAGTTTATAACTGAAATAGTATGCGTATTATGATATCGTAATTTTTTACGATAAACAGTTTAGAGAcacataaatgtaaattagCATGGCTTCGTAACAACAGGATTTCAATGCGTATGAGTATCAAAATCTCGTAATATTAGGTTAGGCTAAATTTAAATGCTATTATCAAAATGGCTTTTACTTTTCTAGAAACATCTTTTACCGTCTgctaaatttactttaatgtCTCTTTTTAAGCTCAGGCGCGTCTAGAACTcagaaatagtttttttttttccccaaaCGACATCGTCTCTAAGTAATAGCCATCACTGATTATATACTCAACAAACTTCAACACAGTGAAGCACGTCAAAACACATCGACATTATCGCGTTTTGTCGCGTTTcacataaaaacaaaaaatatacatacacaacGTGGACTCATTCATAATTACTTTCATGACTCGTCATTAATCATCCATTAATCATACGAATTCCAACATTCATACGTTTTCAAGTATATGTAAATCTTAGTACTCAGTCTTCAGGCTTGCAGTCTGTCAATAAACCTATATACACCAGGGCTATATTTACaggggaatttttttttttaactatttgaagtaaaataaCAGTTTTGAGAAATGTCGTCAACCACTACACAATTTTGATGGCGTTATCAATATGTAGCTTCGACATTGTCTTTTTTACACGTAGCGCTGTTAAGCGAACGGCAGGATTCGCGTGCCAACACTCGGCCATAAGTTTACTTAGGGCAAACAGGATCTGTAACCAAGAAGATAcattagtattttaatattatcattatatgaagaaatgtttatgtaaaaatcGTTAATTTGCTTACTGGATCATTCTCCCATCGTGCTGGTATTACCGGACGTAACCGTTTAACACAAACTGCTAGCCGCATATCTTCAAAGTCTGGGTCACTCGGAACAACGTCGTGATAAGGTAAGGCATACGGTTCTACCATCGAATTTTTACCACCTGTGACGCATCTTCTGCATGCTTCCCAAAGCACAAGACCTACCGAATACATATCCGCCATCTTAAAGGCATCGAAAGAA contains:
- the LOC128881360 gene encoding RNA-binding protein lark isoform X3 encodes the protein MPGFSSVGTFKIFIGNLADKTSNADIKPLFEKYGKVVECDVVKNYGFVHMENEEAGRNAIQNLNGHIVHSQPIKCEAAKSRKGPNTPTTKIFVGNLTDNTKAPQVRELFAKYGTVVECDIVRNYGFVHLEATGDVNDAIKELNGQMVDGQPMKVQISTSRVRQRPGMGDPEQCYRCGRGGHWSKECPKGGMGGGPDRNGYRDRMFGRDPYPPPPPPPFLRDRLMGGGRFGDYESYYDRRGFEDTRDLYERRFTGMTGPCDMGSSMCGLDFPPMTMPPLPPRRDPMPPMPPLGMGSMRDTGFSRGNEYGMFSRRSPPPSGNNGRFSRGMYEDFSRDSFEERRTR
- the LOC128881360 gene encoding RNA-binding protein lark isoform X6, which produces MPGFSSVGTFKIFIGNLADKTSNADIKPLFEKYGKVVECDVVKNYGFVHMENEEAGRNAIQNLNGHIVHSQPIKCEAAKSRKGPNTPTTKIFVGNLTDNTKAPQVRELFAKYGTVVECDIVRNYGFVHLEATGDVNDAIKELNGQMVDGQPMKVQISTSRVRQRPGMGDPEQCYRCGRGGHWSKECPKGGMGGGPDRNGYRDRMFGRDPYPPPPPPPFLRDRLMGGGRFGDYESYYDRRGFEDTRDLYERRFTGMGSMRDTGFSRGNEYGMFSRRSPPPSGNNGRFRPGLRGPSPSRRFAPY
- the LOC128881360 gene encoding RNA-binding protein lark isoform X4, with translation MPGFSSVGTFKIFIGNLADKTSNADIKPLFEKYGKVVECDVVKNYGFVHMENEEAGRNAIQNLNGHIVHSQPIKCEAAKSRKGPNTPTTKIFVGNLTDNTKAPQVRELFAKYGTVVECDIVRNYGFVHLEATGDVNDAIKELNGQMVDGQPMKVQISTSRVRQRPGMGDPEQCYRCGRGGHWSKECPKGGMGGGPDRNGYRDRMFGRDPYPPPPPPPFLRDRLMGGGRFGDYESYYDRRGFEDTRDLYERRFTGMGSMRDTGFSRGNEYGMFSRRSPPPSGNNGRFSRGMYEDFSRDSFEERSATLVYLPIRPLCVSQVAPLS
- the LOC128881360 gene encoding RNA-binding protein lark isoform X1, which produces MPGFSSVGTFKIFIGNLADKTSNADIKPLFEKYGKVVECDVVKNYGFVHMENEEAGRNAIQNLNGHIVHSQPIKCEAAKSRKGPNTPTTKIFVGNLTDNTKAPQVRELFAKYGTVVECDIVRNYGFVHLEATGDVNDAIKELNGQMVDGQPMKVQISTSRVRQRPGMGDPEQCYRCGRGGHWSKECPKGGMGGGPDRNGYRDRMFGRDPYPPPPPPPFLRDRLMGGGRFGDYESYYDRRGFEDTRDLYERRFTGMTGPCDMGSSMCGLDFPPMTMPPLPPRRDPMPPMPPLGMGSMRDTGFSRGNEYGMFSRRSPPPSGNNGRFSRGMYEDFSRDSFEERSATLVYLPIRPLCVSQVAPLS
- the LOC128881360 gene encoding RNA-binding protein lark isoform X5; protein product: MPGFSSVGTFKIFIGNLADKTSNADIKPLFEKYGKVVECDVVKNYGFVHMENEEAGRNAIQNLNGHIVHSQPIKCEAAKSRKGPNTPTTKIFVGNLTDNTKAPQVRELFAKYGTVVECDIVRNYGFVHLEATGDVNDAIKELNGQMVDGQPMKVQISTSRVRQRPGMGDPEQCYRCGRGGHWSKECPKGGMGGGPDRNGYRDRMFGRDPYPPPPPPPFLRDRLMGGGRFGDYESYYDRRGFEDTRDLYERRFTGMGSMRDTGFSRGNEYGMFSRRSPPPSGNNGRFSAPYYVHHSTGSGAEAWDEETFLRNAN
- the LOC128881360 gene encoding RNA-binding protein lark isoform X2 codes for the protein MPGFSSVGTFKIFIGNLADKTSNADIKPLFEKYGKVVECDVVKNYGFVHMENEEAGRNAIQNLNGHIVHSQPIKCEAAKSRKGPNTPTTKIFVGNLTDNTKAPQVRELFAKYGTVVECDIVRNYGFVHLEATGDVNDAIKELNGQMVDGQPMKVQISTSRVRQRPGMGDPEQCYRCGRGGHWSKECPKGGMGGGPDRNGYRDRMFGRDPYPPPPPPPFLRDRLMGGGRFGDYESYYDRRGFEDTRDLYERRFTGMTGPCDMGSSMCGLDFPPMTMPPLPPRRDPMPPMPPLGMGSMRDTGFSRGNEYGMFSRRSPPPSGNNGRFSRGMYEDFSRDSFEERRPGLRGPSPSRRFAPY